GCCCAGGCCCGTGCCCTTGGAGGGGAGTGAGTTCATAATAGATGCCGATATAGTTGTGAAGGCCGTGGGGGAGGTTCCAACACCTCCGGCCTCCGAGGAGCTTTCAGAGTACCTGGATGAGGCCGGGAGGTTGAGGGTGGATCAGAACTTCAACATAGCCGGGACCAA
Above is a genomic segment from Candidatus Korarchaeota archaeon NZ13-K containing:
- a CDS encoding glutamate synthase (unknown function; probable involvement in glutamate synthesis), translating into PRPVPLEGSEFIIDADIVVKAVGEVPTPPASEELSEYLDEAGRLRVDQNFNIAGTNIFAAGDVVTGPSKIGRAVKQGLSAARSMDELLARGKVRRGG